The DNA window GGCGGGCCCGCCACGCCGCCAGGGCCTGCCGCCCGTCGACGGCGGTGTCGACCCGGAAGCCGGCGCGGCGCAGACCGAGGGCGGTGACCTCCCGGATGGAGGCATCGTCCTCGACCACCAGCACGCGGCCCTCCATGACCTGAGGGTAGACCCGCCGCGACGGTGGGCAGCCCTGGCGAAACGGTCGGTGTCGGCGGCCGGCCGGACCCCGTTAGGAAGGGCCCCTTCCCATACACCAGGCGATAAGAAGGGGCCCTTCCTTCGGTCACCACTTGTGGGCGACGTCGAGGACGATCCGGCTGTGGCCGGCGGGGCCGGCCAGCACGAACGTGCGGAACGGCAGCCGGGCACGCACGCCGACCGCGAAGGTGCTGTAGCCCTCGAAGCTGCCGCCGAAGACGACGTCGCGCAGCGTCGGGTAACGCAGCAGGTTCGCGGCGTGCTCACCGACCCGGTAGGGCACGGTGCCCACGTGGGAGTCGTCGTACGCGGGGGCCCGCAGCGAGACCCGCAGCAGGGCGCCCCCGGCGGTGTACGGCGACAGCGCCAGCCCCTCGCCCTCGGTCCACGTCTCGCCGTAGCCGACCGCGTAGCCGTCCACCGGGCCGGCGAACTCGAACACCACCCGGTCGTAGCAGTCGTGCCGGCCGGTGCGCACGTCGACCAGCGGGGCGCTGCTCAACGCGCCGGCCGACTTCTCCGCGCTGCCCCAGGTGATACCGCAGTACGGCGACGCGGTCGTCGCCATGGTGGTGCCCGCCGCGGCGCTGTTGCCCGCGCCGGCGACCAGCCCGGCGAGCACGACCGCCAGCGCCGTCAGTGCGCTTCTGATCCTCATCGTGGTGCCTCCGTCCGGTGTTCGAGGGCCACGCCGTGGCGGCGTTGCCGGTGACCCTCTGCCGTGACGGTGGTCCCGCCCCGGCACGACCACTTCGCCGCGGCGTAACAGCCACGTAACGGCGGTCGATGGTGGCGATGTGGACGGTGCCGGTCAGTTGGTCACGGGTGGCCGGCGCAGCGTGCGCAGCGGCGAGCAGAACACCGGAAGCCAGGTCAGCGCGTTGGCGGCGGCGCCGACCACCAGCGCGGTGCGGACGTCCGCGTACTGGCCGAGCAGGCCGGCGGCCACCGCGCCGATGGTGAGCGCTCCGGTGAGCAGGAACCGGAAGGTGGCGTTCATCCGGCCGAGCAGGGCGTCCGGGGTGGCGCCCTGGCGCAGGCTCACCCCGATGACGTTGCCGATCCCGGTCCGCCACGCCAGTGCCAGCCAGCCGAACGCGGCCAGCCAGAGCATCGGCCCGGTGTCGATGAGCGCGACCAGCCCACCGAGCGGGGCGACGAGCAGGCCGGGCAGCCAGAGCGCGCGACCATGACCGATCCGCTCGGCGAGCGGGCGCGCGCTGAGCGCACCGAGCAGGGCGCCGACTCCGCCCGCGCCCAGGAAGAGGCCGAGGGCGGCGGCACCCAGTCCCAGCTCGCGTAGGAAGACCACCGGCAGCATGGTGGTGGTGAGCTGCATGGTCAGGTTGATGCTCGCGGTGGAGAGGGCGAGCGGGCGCAGCAGAGGGTTGTCGAAGACGTGCCGGACGCCGGCGCTGAGCTGTCGGGCGAACCCGCCCGCCGCCGGAGACGGGAGCGGGCGGGGTGCGCTGCTGCGGATCCGGGCGAGAAGCGCCCCGGAGACCGCGAAGGTCACCGCGTCCAGCACGATCGCGACGGGCGCGGTGAGCGTCTGTACGACCAGACCGCCGAGCCCTCGCCCGGCGATCTGCATCGTTGCGTTCGTACTCATCATCAGCGAGTTGGCCGCGACCAGGCGGCTCCGGCCGACCAGTTCCGGTAGGTAGCTCTGCGCGGCTACGTCCGCGAAGACGGTGCCGACGCCGGTCAGCAGCACCACGAGGTAGAGCTGCGGGATGCTCAGCCAACCGGCCCACCACGCCACCGGCACGGACGCGACCAGAGCCGCCCGGGCGAGGTCCGCGGTGATCAGCACCGCGCGGTGCGGCAACCGGTCGACCCAGACCCCGGCCGGCAGGCCGATCAGCAGGAAGGCTGCCGTGCTCAGCGCGCCGAGCAGCCCCACCTGACCGGGACTGGCCGCGAGCAGGGTCACGGCGAGCACCGGCACGGCGAGCTGGCTGACGTAGAAGCCGATGCCGTCGACGAGGGCGGCGGCGTAGAGCAGCCGGAAGGAGCGGGGCCAGCGGCCCGCCCGGTGGTCGGGAACGGTCGCCGTCGGTGCGCTGGTCATGCCGCCACGGTGCCGGCTGCTTCGCGCGGGACCGATAGATTTGGCCCTCGTCAAATCTGTCGGGGGCGCCAATGATGCTGGTCGGGCTGGAAGCGCGCGATCTGGCGATGACCCGGTTCGCCATCTCGCCACTGTGGGAGGTGATCGCGAGCGTTCGGATCATCAAGGAGCCGCACCTGTTTCCGGAGCACCTTGCCTGGTACGGGCGCGTCCGTCCCCGGCTGGCCGGCGTGGACTGGCGGCTTCTCGCCGACCTGGTGCAGATACCGACCCTGGTCATTCCGACCTTCGTCTGCACGCCACCGGCCACGTCTCAACCCACCCTCGACGTGGAGCTGGCGACCCTTGTCACCACCCCACCCGAGGCGGTGCGGGCAAGTCTCGACACCCTGTCCGGCCCCCGTTCGGCGCGGCTGACCGCGCTGCACACCGAGCCGGTCGCCGGGCTGACCCGGCTGGCGGAGACGATCCGGGCGTACGCCGACGCGGCCATCGGGCCCTACTGGCCCCGGATGCGCACGCTCCTGGAGCGGGAGGTGCTGCTCGGCGCGCAGCGAATGGCCACCGAGGGGGTGCACGGCCTGCTCAACCACCTCGACCCGTACGTCCGGCTGGAGGCCGACACGCTTCGGGTGGATCACATCGTCCTGGCCGGCACGGTGCGACTTGATGGGCGGGGCCTGCTGCTCGTCCCGTCGGTCTTCGGCGGCCCCCGGGTCTGGTCCAACTTCGGCTCCCCGGGGCAACCGGTGCTGCGCTACCCGGCCCGGGCGGTGGCGACCCTGTGGGAGCGGGACCCGGCGCCCCGTGGGCAGGGTCTGGCCCGGGTGCTGGGTCGAACCCGCGCCACCCTGTTGCACGAGCTGGCGGTGCCGACCTCGACCCTGGAGCTGGCCGAGCGCAGCGGGCTCACCCCGGGCACCGTGTCGCAGCACCTCGGCGCGCTGCGCGACGCCGGCCTGGTAGGTGCCCACCGTGCCGGACGCTTGGTGCTCTACGCCCGCACGACCGCGGGCGAGGCGGTGGTCACCGCCAGCGGTGTGACCACCCCCTGACGCCGGTCGCCGTTTCGAGAGACCGGCCCTGCATCGGGGCGCCGGCATGGTCGCCGGTATGACGGTTCCGCTATGCCGGCAATCGACCGCCGTCACATTAACATTCACCTGCATCGATGACCGGCGGCCGGTGGCCGCCGGACTACCGCAGGGGAGTGCGTGATGTTCCGACGACAAGTGCTGCGTGCGGCGCAGGCCGTGCTGGTGGCCGTGCTGGCGGCGGCCGGGGTGCAGCTCGCCACCGGCGCTCCGGCCGCCGCCGTACGGACCGTCTACTACGACGCGAGCCGGACCGGCGAGTTCCGCACCAACTTCGACCAGGCGGCGCAGATCTGGAACAGCCGGGTCAGCACCGTCCGGCTGCAACCCGGCACCCCGGCCAGCATCACCATCTACGTCGACGACGGCTGGCCCCGGGCGCAACCGACCGGGCTCGGTTCGGGTCGGATCTGGATGGGCCGAACGGCCGTGAACCAGGGCTACGACCGCAACCGGATCGCCGCCCACGAGCTCGGCCACATCCTGGGCCTGCCCGACCGGCGCACCGGCCTCTGCTCCGACCTGATGTCCGGCAGCAGCGCCCCGGTCTCCTGCCGCAACGCGTACCCCAGCTCGGCCGAGGCGTCCCGGGTGAACTCGCTGTTCGCCGGCACGCTCGCCGCGCCGGTCACTGGCGCGACGCACACCTGGGACGGCGCCGGGGACGTCGGGCCGACGGTGGTCGGAGGCCGGCCGGCCTCCGAGAACTACCCGTTCATGGTGTACGTCTCCGGCTGCACCGGAACGCTGATCAAGGCCAACTGGGCGGTCACCGCCAAGCACTGCTCGACGCCGTCCTCGGTCCGGGTGGGCAGCGTCAACCGCACCAGCGGCGGCACCGTGGTCCGGGTGGCCCGCGCGGTCAACCACCCGAGCGTCGACGTCAAGCTGCTGCAACTGGCCAGCTCGGTCAGCTA is part of the Micromonospora cremea genome and encodes:
- a CDS encoding AMIN-like domain-containing (lipo)protein, with translation MRIRSALTALAVVLAGLVAGAGNSAAAGTTMATTASPYCGITWGSAEKSAGALSSAPLVDVRTGRHDCYDRVVFEFAGPVDGYAVGYGETWTEGEGLALSPYTAGGALLRVSLRAPAYDDSHVGTVPYRVGEHAANLLRYPTLRDVVFGGSFEGYSTFAVGVRARLPFRTFVLAGPAGHSRIVLDVAHKW
- a CDS encoding ArsR/SmtB family transcription factor gives rise to the protein MLVGLEARDLAMTRFAISPLWEVIASVRIIKEPHLFPEHLAWYGRVRPRLAGVDWRLLADLVQIPTLVIPTFVCTPPATSQPTLDVELATLVTTPPEAVRASLDTLSGPRSARLTALHTEPVAGLTRLAETIRAYADAAIGPYWPRMRTLLEREVLLGAQRMATEGVHGLLNHLDPYVRLEADTLRVDHIVLAGTVRLDGRGLLLVPSVFGGPRVWSNFGSPGQPVLRYPARAVATLWERDPAPRGQGLARVLGRTRATLLHELAVPTSTLELAERSGLTPGTVSQHLGALRDAGLVGAHRAGRLVLYARTTAGEAVVTASGVTTP
- a CDS encoding MFS transporter; translation: MTSAPTATVPDHRAGRWPRSFRLLYAAALVDGIGFYVSQLAVPVLAVTLLAASPGQVGLLGALSTAAFLLIGLPAGVWVDRLPHRAVLITADLARAALVASVPVAWWAGWLSIPQLYLVVLLTGVGTVFADVAAQSYLPELVGRSRLVAANSLMMSTNATMQIAGRGLGGLVVQTLTAPVAIVLDAVTFAVSGALLARIRSSAPRPLPSPAAGGFARQLSAGVRHVFDNPLLRPLALSTASINLTMQLTTTMLPVVFLRELGLGAAALGLFLGAGGVGALLGALSARPLAERIGHGRALWLPGLLVAPLGGLVALIDTGPMLWLAAFGWLALAWRTGIGNVIGVSLRQGATPDALLGRMNATFRFLLTGALTIGAVAAGLLGQYADVRTALVVGAAANALTWLPVFCSPLRTLRRPPVTN